From the Scatophagus argus isolate fScaArg1 chromosome 21, fScaArg1.pri, whole genome shotgun sequence genome, one window contains:
- the mmp25b gene encoding matrix metalloproteinase-17 yields the protein MELSLLLWMVITLTEITSAQPDQYSRAVDWLSRYGYLPPPDLRTSKLQTKDGIEKAIRVMQRFGGVPETGVLDSDTLKLMSTPRCSLPDIVGSEDRLRKRRRRKRYALSGLKWYKTDLTWSVHSYPSPSLSPRLSEGLVDSILTHAFKAWSDVAPLNFRRLPSNSGGAAAGGDIRVSFNRLLHDDGYPFDGQGGTLAHAFFPGRDEVAGDTHFDDHEIWSYGGDSSSTDLFTVAVHEFGHALGLSHSSSDPSIMRPYYQGPVEDIPSFQLDLDDKLAIQQLYGVKDSRPPGGGDPDLPHLPSPPPPRPTHLPDPSFHERCQGGFDAVANIRGEVFFFKGAHFWRTKRDGSLVSLSPALIKNFWIGLPPGTNKIDTVYERKSDSHIVFFIGSQYWVFKDTVAMAGYPRPISDWGMKRKSGALVNTVEAAFIWAHNGKTYLFSRGEFWRFDESRKGEQVNRQPEPGYPRDNSLWAGVPSHMDDVISWGEGDTYFFKDNLYWVLKNGGLNQDVVTPKSIAVDWLRCPAPPATPTPVNPRIPKECSCNIKGSSSFLSGSRLLLIPVILVMDEFIRK from the exons GACTGGCTGAGCAGGTATGGctaccttcctcctcctgacctACGCACAAGCAAACTGCAGACCAAAGATGGGATTGAGAAAGCCATTCGTGTTATGCAGAGATTCGGCGGAGTCCCGGAAACTGGGGTGCTTG ACAGTGACACCCTGAAACTCATGTCCACACCGCGATGCTCCCTCCCTGATATTGTTGGGAGCGAAGATaggctgaggaagaggaggaggaggaaaagataTGCTCTATCGGGCCTTAAGTGGTATAAAACGGACCTCACATGGAG TGTCCACAGCTACCCGTCACCATCCCTCTCACCCAGACTGTCAGAGGGTTTGGTCGACAGCATTCTGACTCACGCGTTCAAAGCTTGGAGCGACGTGGCCCCCTTGAATTTCCGTCGGCTGCCAAGCAACAGCGGGGGGGCTGCAGCTGGAGGGGACATCAGAGTGTCTTTTAACCGCTTGCTTCACGACGACGGGTACCCTTTTGATGGGCAGGGTGGCACCCTGGCCCACGCCTTCTTTCCTGGCAGGGATGAAGTGGCAGGCGACACACACTTTGATGATCATGAGATCTGGAGCTATGGAG gtgacagcagcagcacggACTTGTTCACAGTTGCAGTGCATGAGTTTGGCCATGCGCTGGGCCTGTCCCATTCCTCCTCTGACCCGTCCATCATGAGACCGTATTACCAGGGTCCTGTGGAAGACATTCCCAGCTTTCAGCTGGACCTGGATGACAAGCTGGCCATCCAGCAGCTTTATG GTGTGAAGGACAGTCGGCCACCAGGTGGTGGTGATCCTGACTTGCCTCACCTGCCCAGTCCTCCGCCTCCAAGACCAACACATCT TCCTGACCCCTCATTCCACGAGCGCTGTCAGGGAGGCTTTGATGCAGTGGCAAATATCAGGGGAGAGGTCTTCTTTTTTAAAG GTGCACACTTCTGGAGAACTAAGCGAGACGGGTCTTTAGTGTCCCTCAGTCCGGCACTGATCAAAAACTTCTGGATAGGCCTTCCGCCAGGAACCAACAAAATCGACACTGTGTATGAGAGGAAGAGTGACAgccacattgttttctttatag GTTCTCAGTACTGGGTCTTCAAGGACACAGTGGCCATGGCTGGTTACCCTCGGCCCATCTCCGACTGGGGCATGAAAAGAAAGAGCGGGGCTCTGGTGAACACGGTGGAGGCAGCCTTCATCTGGGCCCACAACGGCAAGACCTACCTGTTCAGCAGAGGGGAGTTCTGGAGGTTTGATGAGAGTCGCAAAGGTGAACAGGTGAACAGGCAGCCAGAACCAGGTTATCCGCGAGACAACAGCCTCTGGGCTGGAGTGCCTTCCCACATGGACGATGTCATCAGCTGGGGAGAAG GAGATACCTACTTCTTCAAGGACAACCTTTACTGGGTGTTGAAAAATGGAGGACTGAACCAAGATGTCGTCACTCCTAAATCCATCGCTGTAGACTGGCTCAGATGTCCAGCTCCGCCTGCAACCCCCACTCCAGTCAATCCTCGAATCCCGAAGGAGTGCAGCTGCAACATAAAGGGTTCATCTTCATTCCTTAGTGGCAGCAGGCTCCTCCTGATCCCTGTTATATTAGTAATGGATGAATTCATTAGAAAATAG
- the ca15b gene encoding carbonic anhydrase XVb: MNWLVGVLAVCVLVPSIQCASDTIEWCYHLPTCNDTTWPTIAPQYCSGSRQSPINIVSASAQPNANLTAFTFRNFSSTTALNKIENTGKTIKVTFNSGVGVSGGDLPEAYDSLQFHLHWGNGSSVPGSEHTVNGKRYPMELHIVNIKSSHNGNTTQAIADSTGLAALGFFIEEMSGNATGQPESWKTLTSYLANITQSGQSASLAPGISLDDLLTGVDRESYYRYLGSLTTPTCNEAVIWTVFKDSVKVSKDLIDLFSTTLHVSNSSSPLMINVYRNIQPSQRVTTQAARSSASTTCYSLGLMALSLALGRS; this comes from the exons aTGAACTGGCTTGTAGGTGTCCTCGCTGTGTGCGTCCTCGTACCCAGCATCCAGTGTGCCTCAGATACAATTG aGTGGTGTTATCATCTGCCAACCTGCA ATGACACTACCTGGCCAACCATTGCTCCTCAGTATTGCAGTGGCTCCCGGCAGTCGCCCATTAATATCGTCTCAGCATCTGCCCAACCTAATGCCAACCTGACTGCATTCACCTTTCGTAACTTCAGTAGCACTACTGCCTTGAATAAGATTGAAAACACCGGCAAGACAA tTAAAGTCACCTTTAACAGTGGTGTTGGCGTTTCGGGTGGAGATTTGCCCGAGGCCTATGACAGCCTCCAGTTCCACTTGCATTGGGGTAATGGCTCGTCTGTCCCAGGCTCCGAGCACACTGTGAATGGCAAGCGCTATCCCATGGAG TTACACATTGTGAACATCAAGTCATCCCACAATGGGAACACAACTCAGGCCATTGCAGACTCTACAGGCCTTGCTGCTCTCGGTTTTTTTATTGAG gaaatgtcaGGTAATGCAACGGGCCAACCTGAAAGCTGGAAAACTTTGACTTCCTACCTGGCCAACATCACGCAGAGCG GCCAGTCTGCTTCATTGGCTCCTGGAATTTCACTGGACGATCTCCTGACTGGGGTGGATCGTGAAAGTTACTACCGTTATCTTGGTTCCTTGACCACCCCCACTTGCAACGAGGCTGTGATTTGGACTGTGTTCAAGGATTCAGTCAAAGTCAGCAAAGATTTg ATTGACCTCTTCAGCACCACATTACACGTCTCCAACAGCTCGTCGCCTTTAATGATCAATGTCTACAGAAACATCCAGCCATCACAACGGGTTACAACACAGGCTGCACGCAGCTCTGCCTCCACAACCTGCTACTCTCTGGGGCTGATGGCCCTGAGCCTTGCTCTGGGGAGGagttaa
- the LOC124052410 gene encoding carbonic anhydrase 4-like — MHLSFLLLCLALGGWVNCAAGNEWCYTGCEHTPAHWGSISGSHCEGDRQSPIDIVTSSVETDHDLLDFTFINFTSRNVIKSIINNGHTAKCILAENEVEVSGGGLNGTYSAIQFHFHWGDTEHHPGSEHTIDGHRYPMEMHIVSLKKGLTVQQATEDSAGIAVLGFFINGTEDGMSEPWETLTTYLTDNKDTEVDMNATISIDDLIGNVNLTKFFRYMGSLTTPNCNEAVVWTVFQEPININKDLIQQFPGKTGLINVYRPTQDLNDRQVYASPATDLPPSHWCYDDHCDYGPSKWNLLPQSQCDKQHQSPINIDTNNVVMDEHLDDFTFEKFDDKHAIRYITNTGHTVKCVLKEGVVEISGGGLEHVYSTLQFHFHWGSTSDNSEGSEHTVDSHRYPMEMHIVNKRKDLTLDEAVKHPDGLAVLGFFIEAADMTKSNSGSESPETNPTSNPTSDVDVWKKLTNYLSSIQNISSEIEVTEEISIDDLIGDVNRAAYYRYKGSLTTPSCNEAVVWTVFKESIKVDKNMIMMFPTQTGYHDVFRPAQPVNSRTIYTTASASSAPAPILLPLLLAFLCAFFTQSHL, encoded by the exons ATGcatctctcctttcttctgcTGTGCCTGGCTTTGGGAGGTTGGGTAAATTGTG ctgctggAAATGAATGGTGCTACACTGGCTGTG AGCACACCCCAGCCCATTGGGGAAGCATCTCGGGTTCTCACTGTGAAGGAGACAGGCAGTCTCCTATTGATATAGTCACCAGCAGTGTTGAGACTGACCACGACCTACTTGACTTTACCTTCATCAATTTCACTTCACGGAATGTCATCAAGTCCATCATAAACAATGGACATACAG CGAAATGCATACTGGCGGAAAATGAAGTTGAAGTGAGTGGTGGTGGACTCAATGGAACATATTCTGcaattcagtttcactttcactggGGCGATACAGAGCATCATCCAGGTTCGGAGCACACGATTGATGGGCACAGATATCCGATGGAG ATGCACATAGTCAGTCTGAAGAAAGGTCTTACTGTGCAGCAGGCCACCGAGGATTCAGCTGGGATTGCTGTTCTTGGGTTTTTCATAAAT GGAACAGAAGATGGGATGTCAGAACCATGGGAGACGCTAACAACTTACCTCACAGACAACAAAG ATACTGAGGTTGATATGAATGCTACGATCTCTATTGATGACCTCATTGGGAATGTAAATCTCACCAAATTCTTCCGATACATGGGCTCCCTGACCACCCCCAACTGTAACGAAGCAGTCGTGTGGACAGTCTTTCAAGAGCCAATCAACATCAACAAAGATCTG ATTCAGCAGTTTCCTGGAAAGACGGGACTTATCAATGTTTATCGGCCTACACAAGATCTTAATGATCGACAAGTGTATGCTTCTCCTGCAACTGATCTACCTCCCA GTCATTGGTGCTATGATGATCACTGTG ATTATGGTCCTTCTAAATGGAACCTTCTGCCTCAGTCCCAGTGTGATAAACAACATCAGTCACCCATCAACATTGATACAAACAATGTTGTGATGGATGAGCATCTTGATGACTTTACCTTTGAGAAATTTGACGACAAACATGCCATCAGATACATCacaaacacaggacacacag TGAAGTGTGTACTGAAAGAAGGTGTGGTGGAGATCTCAGGCGGAGGTTTGGAGCATGTGTACTCCACCTTGCAGTTCCACTTCCATTGGGGCTCCACATCAGATAACTCTGAGGGCTCAGAGCACACGGTGGACTCACACAGATATCCAATGGAG ATGCACATAGTGAACAAGAGGAAGGATTTAACTCTGGATGAGGCAGTGAAGCATCCTGATGGCCTCGCAGTGCTTGGATTTTTTATTGAG GCTGCAGATATGACCAAAAGCAACAGTGGTTCAGAGTCTCCTGAG ACGAACCCCACATCAAATCCCACGTCTGATGTGGATGTCTGGAAAAAACTGACCAACTACCTTTCATCTATTCAAAACATCA GCTCAGAAATTGAAGTTACAGAGGAGATCTCCATCGATGACCTAATTGGTGATGTAAACCGAGCCGCATATTACCGCTACAAAGGGTCCTTAACCACCCCTTCATGTAACGAAGCAGTGGTTTGGACAGTCTTTAAAGAGTCTATCAAGGTGGACAAAAACATG ATTATGATGTTCCCGACTCAGACAGGATATCATGACGTGTTTCGGCCTGCACAGCCTGTGAATAGCAGGACAATCTACACTACCGCATCAGCATCCAGCGCTCCTGCTCCCATCCTactgcctctgctgctggcaTTTCTCTGTGCCTTTTTCACACAATCGCATTTGTAA